One Granulicella sp. 5B5 DNA window includes the following coding sequences:
- a CDS encoding FAD-dependent oxidoreductase — protein MSVTRRDFLTRVGQLGGYSATFATMQALGLLPMKAEAPVTVQAAAGVGKGKKIVVAGAGVAGLVTAYEAKKLGYEVTVLEPMSRPGGRVWTGRQGDTIEFVDGTKQTIEWSKGLYQNMGAGRLPSIHGTTLGYVREFGIPMEIEVNTSRSTLLQNDKVNGGKAYTQRKVVNDTRGHVSELLSKCVMGGALDQALTGEDKLKLYEMLQYYGPLDRTGKYKGSDRADIKQYPGAGPKEMIVNEDTIPLDTLLKANFLGYEMYEEAWDWQATMFQPVGGMDAIPMAFAKRLGPALKLNSPVTAIAKTGNGVTVSYTQHGAEHHIEADYCVSAMPLTILRKIKADLDPAHRNAVEKANYRGSYKIPWEAPRFWEKDYNIYGGLSFLSQGVSPLWYPSANLFSDRGILVAGYQDESIGGLDKMTLPQVFEKSKESVERLHPGHSKELEKPVFMSWRRMKWFEGSWIGAQPAAEYDVMCQPDGPIYFAGDAMSHVVGWQEGALLSGIRALQMISDRVKG, from the coding sequence ATGAGTGTAACTCGACGGGATTTTCTGACACGCGTTGGGCAGCTTGGCGGCTATAGCGCGACGTTCGCAACGATGCAGGCGCTGGGTCTGCTGCCGATGAAGGCCGAGGCGCCGGTGACGGTGCAGGCCGCAGCGGGTGTGGGCAAGGGCAAGAAGATTGTGGTGGCGGGAGCGGGTGTCGCAGGGCTGGTGACGGCGTATGAGGCGAAGAAGCTTGGCTACGAGGTGACGGTGCTGGAGCCGATGTCGCGGCCGGGTGGGCGCGTGTGGACGGGCCGCCAGGGCGACACGATCGAGTTTGTCGATGGGACGAAGCAGACGATCGAGTGGAGCAAGGGGCTGTATCAGAACATGGGAGCTGGGCGGCTGCCGTCGATTCATGGGACGACGCTGGGGTATGTGCGCGAGTTCGGTATCCCGATGGAGATCGAGGTCAATACGTCGCGGTCGACGCTGCTGCAGAACGACAAGGTGAATGGCGGCAAAGCGTATACGCAGCGGAAGGTGGTCAACGATACGCGCGGGCATGTGAGCGAGCTGCTGAGCAAGTGCGTGATGGGCGGGGCTCTCGACCAGGCGCTGACAGGCGAGGACAAGCTGAAGCTCTACGAGATGCTGCAGTACTACGGCCCGCTGGACAGGACGGGCAAATACAAGGGATCGGACCGCGCGGACATCAAGCAGTATCCGGGGGCGGGGCCGAAGGAGATGATCGTGAATGAAGACACGATCCCTTTGGACACGCTGCTGAAGGCGAACTTTCTGGGCTATGAGATGTACGAGGAGGCGTGGGACTGGCAGGCGACGATGTTCCAGCCGGTGGGCGGGATGGACGCGATCCCGATGGCGTTTGCGAAGCGGCTGGGACCGGCGTTGAAGCTGAATTCGCCGGTGACCGCGATTGCGAAGACCGGCAATGGCGTGACGGTGAGCTATACGCAGCATGGCGCGGAGCACCATATAGAAGCCGATTATTGCGTGAGCGCGATGCCTCTGACGATCCTGCGGAAGATCAAGGCGGATCTCGATCCTGCGCATCGCAATGCGGTGGAGAAGGCGAACTATCGCGGGTCGTACAAGATTCCGTGGGAGGCGCCGCGGTTCTGGGAGAAGGACTACAACATCTATGGCGGGCTGTCGTTCCTGTCTCAGGGTGTGAGCCCGCTGTGGTATCCGTCGGCGAATTTGTTCTCGGACCGCGGGATCCTGGTGGCCGGGTATCAGGACGAGTCGATTGGCGGGCTGGACAAGATGACGCTGCCGCAGGTTTTCGAGAAGTCGAAGGAGAGCGTGGAACGGCTGCATCCGGGACACAGCAAGGAGCTGGAGAAACCGGTGTTCATGTCGTGGCGGCGGATGAAGTGGTTCGAGGGCTCGTGGATCGGCGCTCAACCGGCGGCGGAGTATGACGTGATGTGTCAGCCGGATGGACCGATCTATTTTGCCGGCGATGCGATGAGCCACGTGGTCGGATGGCAGGAGGGCGCGCTGTTGAGTGGGATTCGTGCGCTGCAGATGATCAGTGATCGCGTGAAGGGGTAA
- a CDS encoding carboxypeptidase-like regulatory domain-containing protein has translation MSLRRRRIWIAALLIVVSFSLGVATTMAQTTYGAVRGIVKDPQGAALVGATVTLVNEGTKIARKTVSNASGEYNFTSVEPGLYTVMVTMGGFKNTSNRGVGVETGATDTVDLSMQLGGSTETVEVSTAEPLIDTANANGGQSFNSTQLEELPNLGRNPFVFEKLDTATTPVGDPRYVRAEDQTGQSTISVSGAPIGANNFAVDGIPISQSNGGVTFIPSLEAVSDVKVQSNTYDAEVGRTGGGMFNTTLKSGTDQYHGALYGMTRQTNWSANSFTNNRTPYLVNGVQVASQTPRPAVETYLYAGAIGGPVPFSDKVKYLKNTFFWIVEEGYRQAQPLPGSGSYIVPTPAELSGDFSGDTGVTLYDPTTPSTGTGRTPISYMGKANVINPSYISPIGLAIAKSFPACTACSNGGGVNNYFSSDDFKTRSDMYSGKLDHVFTPWWSATLSYVHLATQEPSGSFIHTIDNADGILHRFNDATAYNNVFQLNSTTILTVGYGFNRYYSHQVPYSESGFPGGFNQATGFGGVGFPAPYVALVQSHTFPSIYVNGVGPSGGSSLAGGSTSTASLGTSDSGPTIQSSRNVVIGIAKTVGKQDIKGGYVYRHLSNFQQPLGSSGAFYFDGQYTSANGGQPSAANGGNALADLLMGQPGAAPSTNNGSPESLSQVANAAGNFNQIIAYHALFVQDNFRASQKLTLNLGVRYEYELGQKEAKNQYVVGFDPNIGYVFPCSASAGTACAQAHGGLAFAGQNGYPTHANDFSHAKISPRVGFAYEIRPGTALRGGFGIFYAPVATVTDTTGYSQTTYSAPTGATVTTTSPVGTDAPLSNPFGGASAILAPSGNTLSYLTGTGGSVSVQDFHRKYPLVEQYSLNVEHQLPYGVSIEVGYIGAHSKYFPQNVSINQLTDGQLAQFASGAQTVSTTKVANPYYAPTLTNGKTTYPTTGALASSTIAPAQLLLPYPQFAGNGVTLIESVGYSLYNSLDIKVQKRYHGLTVLSTYTWSSNWDNFYGAASAYSSSLNSTSGPQDNYNLKGEYARAVNDIPNRMTVSATYEVPVGRGRKFFGNMPKLVDYALGGYEINDVSILQNGSPLSITQTNLSSTLGTSGFGGSTQRPTLIGNPCLSGSPESRYNAYFNVAAFAPTPAFTYSTMPRSLPCKGPGYANSDFSVNKTFSIGERVKVQFRAEALNATNTPEFANPGLSFNATQTNATAAPTLTKSSTTGIVQGTVGFNRQIQMGGRITF, from the coding sequence ATGTCTTTGCGTCGTCGTCGCATCTGGATCGCTGCCCTGTTGATTGTCGTGTCGTTCTCCTTAGGTGTAGCTACCACGATGGCGCAGACCACCTATGGCGCTGTGCGTGGAATCGTAAAAGATCCGCAGGGAGCTGCGCTGGTCGGTGCTACTGTGACGCTGGTGAATGAAGGAACGAAGATCGCGCGTAAGACGGTGTCGAACGCGTCGGGCGAGTACAACTTCACCTCCGTTGAGCCAGGGTTGTATACGGTGATGGTGACGATGGGCGGATTCAAGAACACGTCGAACCGGGGTGTGGGTGTCGAGACAGGCGCGACGGACACGGTGGATTTATCGATGCAGTTAGGTGGCTCGACAGAGACGGTAGAGGTATCGACAGCGGAGCCATTGATCGACACCGCGAACGCCAACGGAGGCCAGAGTTTCAACAGTACGCAGTTGGAAGAGTTACCGAACCTGGGTCGCAATCCGTTTGTCTTTGAGAAGCTCGATACAGCGACGACGCCGGTGGGTGATCCTCGTTATGTACGTGCGGAGGACCAGACGGGACAATCGACGATCTCTGTTTCCGGTGCGCCGATTGGGGCGAACAACTTTGCAGTAGACGGCATTCCGATTTCGCAGTCGAACGGCGGCGTTACGTTTATTCCATCCCTGGAAGCCGTTTCGGACGTGAAGGTGCAGTCCAACACGTATGATGCCGAAGTGGGCCGCACGGGCGGTGGCATGTTCAACACGACCCTGAAGTCCGGCACGGACCAATATCACGGCGCTTTGTACGGCATGACGCGCCAGACCAACTGGAGCGCGAACTCGTTCACGAACAACCGCACGCCGTACCTGGTGAATGGCGTGCAGGTGGCGAGCCAAACGCCAAGGCCGGCTGTGGAGACGTATCTGTATGCGGGCGCTATCGGTGGGCCAGTGCCTTTCAGCGACAAGGTGAAGTATCTGAAGAACACATTCTTCTGGATCGTCGAAGAAGGTTATCGTCAGGCGCAGCCGCTTCCCGGCAGTGGCAGCTATATTGTGCCCACACCGGCGGAGCTGAGTGGAGACTTCAGCGGAGATACAGGGGTGACGCTGTACGATCCGACAACGCCATCGACCGGAACAGGCAGAACGCCAATCTCCTATATGGGGAAGGCGAATGTGATAAACCCGAGCTATATCAGTCCAATCGGGCTCGCGATTGCGAAGTCGTTTCCTGCTTGTACGGCGTGTTCCAATGGCGGCGGTGTGAACAACTACTTCTCGTCGGATGACTTCAAGACCCGTTCGGACATGTACAGCGGCAAGCTCGACCATGTGTTTACGCCGTGGTGGTCGGCGACGCTCTCGTATGTGCACCTGGCGACGCAGGAGCCGTCGGGCAGCTTCATCCATACGATCGATAACGCTGACGGCATCCTGCATCGCTTCAACGATGCGACTGCTTACAACAATGTATTTCAGCTCAATTCGACGACGATCCTGACCGTGGGTTATGGGTTCAATCGCTACTACAGCCATCAGGTTCCGTACTCGGAGTCGGGTTTTCCGGGTGGCTTCAATCAGGCAACGGGGTTCGGCGGTGTTGGCTTCCCGGCACCCTATGTAGCACTGGTGCAGTCGCACACGTTCCCGTCGATTTATGTGAACGGCGTTGGGCCTTCGGGCGGTAGCAGCCTTGCAGGTGGTTCGACTTCGACGGCGAGTCTGGGAACCTCTGACTCCGGCCCAACGATCCAGTCTTCTCGCAACGTTGTGATTGGGATTGCGAAGACGGTGGGCAAGCAGGACATCAAGGGCGGATACGTGTACCGCCATCTGAGTAACTTCCAGCAACCCCTGGGGAGTTCGGGTGCGTTCTACTTCGACGGACAGTACACGTCCGCGAATGGCGGCCAGCCGAGCGCGGCAAACGGAGGTAATGCGCTAGCCGATCTTCTGATGGGTCAACCGGGTGCAGCGCCGAGCACCAACAACGGCAGTCCGGAGTCGCTATCGCAGGTGGCGAATGCAGCGGGCAACTTCAACCAGATCATCGCGTACCATGCGCTGTTTGTGCAGGATAACTTCCGCGCGTCGCAGAAGCTGACCTTGAACCTCGGCGTGCGGTATGAGTATGAGCTGGGACAGAAGGAAGCGAAGAACCAGTATGTCGTCGGATTCGATCCCAATATTGGCTATGTGTTTCCGTGTTCCGCATCAGCGGGCACCGCGTGCGCGCAGGCGCATGGTGGACTCGCTTTCGCGGGCCAAAATGGTTACCCGACGCATGCGAATGATTTCAGCCACGCGAAGATCTCACCACGCGTGGGGTTTGCGTACGAGATCCGTCCGGGGACGGCGTTACGTGGCGGGTTCGGCATCTTCTATGCGCCGGTTGCAACAGTGACGGACACAACGGGTTACTCGCAGACGACGTACTCCGCCCCGACGGGCGCGACGGTGACGACAACGTCGCCGGTAGGGACTGATGCGCCGCTGTCAAATCCGTTTGGCGGCGCTTCGGCGATCCTTGCCCCGAGCGGCAACACGCTCAGCTATCTTACAGGCACGGGTGGTTCTGTGAGTGTGCAGGACTTTCACCGCAAGTATCCGCTGGTGGAGCAGTACTCGCTGAACGTAGAGCATCAGCTGCCCTATGGTGTGTCCATCGAAGTGGGTTACATCGGTGCGCATTCGAAGTACTTTCCGCAGAATGTCAGCATCAACCAGCTGACAGATGGGCAGCTCGCGCAGTTTGCCTCGGGCGCGCAGACGGTGAGCACCACCAAGGTGGCGAACCCGTACTATGCTCCGACGCTGACGAACGGCAAAACAACGTATCCAACGACAGGAGCACTTGCATCGTCAACGATCGCGCCAGCACAGCTGCTGCTGCCGTATCCGCAGTTTGCAGGTAATGGTGTCACGTTGATCGAGAGCGTCGGCTACTCGCTATATAACTCGCTGGACATCAAGGTGCAGAAGCGTTATCACGGATTGACAGTGCTTTCCACGTACACGTGGTCATCGAACTGGGACAACTTTTACGGGGCTGCAAGCGCGTACAGCTCATCGCTTAATAGCACGTCGGGCCCGCAGGACAACTACAACCTGAAGGGTGAGTATGCTCGCGCGGTGAATGATATTCCGAACCGCATGACGGTCAGCGCAACGTATGAGGTGCCGGTTGGGCGCGGGCGGAAGTTCTTCGGCAATATGCCGAAGCTCGTCGATTATGCGCTTGGCGGCTACGAGATCAACGACGTGAGTATCCTGCAGAATGGCAGCCCGCTCTCCATTACGCAGACGAACCTGAGCTCAACGCTGGGCACATCCGGCTTTGGAGGCAGCACGCAGCGTCCAACACTGATCGGCAACCCCTGTCTCTCCGGCTCGCCGGAGAGCCGCTATAACGCATACTTCAACGTAGCGGCCTTTGCGCCAACACCGGCGTTTACCTATAGCACGATGCCGCGCTCATTGCCGTGCAAAGGTCCAGGTTATGCCAACAGCGACTTCTCCGTGAACAAGACCTTCTCTATTGGAGAGCGCGTGAAGGTGCAGTTCCGTGCCGAGGCGTTGAACGCGACCAACACGCCGGAGTTTGCGAATCCAGGGCTTTCGTTCAATGCAACACAGACCAACGCGACGGCGGCTCCGACGCTGACGAAGTCCAGCACGACGGGCATCGTTCAAGGAACAGTCGGCTTCAATCGACAGATACAAATGGGTGGGAGAATCACTTTTTGA
- a CDS encoding dipeptidase translates to MASLQYHLNPFGFSHTLAVSLLTGKARMISRNHSAAILALALLPLSLYAQQPRAPRTTPVTQAEVDKITHDAILIDTHDDVTSRTVDGYDIATPNKRGQTDLPRMKGFLSAEFFAVYVDASYVNGNHSANRALQMIDTIRTDIVAKHPNDFVLATTADDIVAAHKAHKIAALEGIEGGHAIEDSLRLLRDYYVLGVRYMTLTHFNTNDWADSQGDINDPKVHHHGGLTPFGVDVVHEMNRLGMMVDISHTADATFYAAIAASSAPIIASHSSCRAISNNTRNMTDDMIRKLAANGGVIQINFDCAYLSQRYEDDSKPLQKELRPRYQEAMKIADPAAREAAIEALATESAAKLPPATLADVVAQIDHAVQIGGIDHVGIGTDFDGVGCVPAELSSYDKFPRLTRALLQKGYSAQDIEKIYGGNLLRVMRAVEQRARELKNEPPIEASIDQK, encoded by the coding sequence ATGGCATCACTGCAATATCACCTGAATCCTTTTGGGTTCTCGCATACACTGGCGGTATCCCTGCTCACCGGAAAGGCCCGCATGATCTCGCGAAATCACTCTGCCGCCATCCTCGCTCTTGCCCTGCTGCCACTCAGCCTCTATGCCCAGCAACCGCGCGCGCCTCGCACAACGCCGGTCACACAAGCTGAAGTCGACAAGATCACTCACGACGCGATCCTCATTGACACGCATGACGACGTCACCTCACGCACCGTCGACGGCTACGACATCGCCACTCCCAACAAGCGCGGCCAAACAGACCTTCCGCGTATGAAAGGTTTCCTCTCCGCCGAGTTCTTCGCCGTCTACGTCGATGCCTCCTACGTCAACGGCAACCACTCCGCCAACCGCGCACTACAGATGATCGACACCATCCGCACCGACATCGTCGCAAAACATCCCAACGACTTCGTCCTCGCCACCACCGCCGACGACATCGTCGCCGCGCACAAGGCTCACAAGATCGCCGCGCTCGAGGGCATCGAAGGTGGTCACGCCATCGAAGACTCCCTCCGTCTCCTCCGCGACTACTACGTCCTCGGCGTCCGCTACATGACCCTCACCCACTTCAACACCAACGACTGGGCCGACTCCCAGGGCGACATCAACGACCCCAAGGTCCATCACCACGGCGGCCTCACGCCCTTCGGCGTCGACGTCGTCCACGAGATGAACCGCCTCGGGATGATGGTCGACATCTCTCACACCGCCGACGCCACCTTCTATGCCGCTATCGCCGCCTCGTCCGCGCCCATCATCGCCTCGCACTCCTCCTGCCGCGCCATCTCGAATAACACTCGGAACATGACCGACGACATGATCCGCAAGCTCGCGGCCAACGGCGGCGTCATCCAGATCAACTTCGACTGTGCCTACCTCTCGCAGCGCTATGAGGATGACTCCAAACCTCTCCAGAAGGAGCTCCGGCCCCGCTATCAGGAGGCCATGAAGATCGCCGACCCCGCCGCCCGCGAGGCCGCCATCGAAGCACTCGCCACGGAGAGCGCTGCCAAACTCCCCCCTGCCACCCTCGCCGATGTCGTCGCCCAGATCGACCACGCCGTCCAGATCGGCGGCATCGACCACGTCGGCATCGGCACCGACTTCGACGGCGTCGGCTGCGTCCCCGCCGAACTCAGCTCCTACGACAAGTTCCCACGCCTCACACGCGCCCTCCTGCAAAAGGGTTACTCGGCGCAGGACATCGAGAAGATCTACGGCGGTAACCTCCTTCGTGTCATGCGCGCCGTCGAGCAGCGGGCTCGCGAGCTCAAAAACGAACCACCCATTGAGGCTTCAATCGACCAAAAGTAA
- a CDS encoding tetratricopeptide repeat protein, with translation MIASTPHIVVAASTPVTPALVTPLDNPDKVCAQCHQAIYDKYEATAMARGSGVATDGLIPGAFHHTLSSIDYRVFLRDGAAWMTYTRPASSPQGALSGEQQLLYYIGSGHRGRTYLFQQNGQWFELPINFYTRRNTWAMAPAFDNATSMPAPLPVDPNCLHCHATDVQPSLPTARSRFANIPFHQGGIGCSSCHGDPTQHLAAKGHAPIVNPAKLSPARRDSSCIQCHLEGNAVVYRPGKSLSQFKPGDDLADFAVYFVRSHEDGDGRRATSQYEALLRSACKRASGDKLTCTTCHDPHYDPTPAERVQYFRTRCLQCHSSPAMATHHAEQPDCAKCHMPSRSTTDISHEQVTDHDIEAQPAGASSHLSLHNLEATSTDELVPVGSFPASDREYGLAYAQEALKGDRHAAELSLNYLTKAFLAGANDPELNVRLGYLQQINDEPAKARASYTAALNVDPYEPAALANLAVLDASSAHLPEAINLLERLIDNDPTQTAAGLNLAYIDCKLGRQAQAHNVLQQLQRANPDSPQLRDYINTGNYAGSRCLVQ, from the coding sequence GTGATCGCTTCAACACCACACATCGTTGTAGCTGCCTCCACGCCTGTCACGCCCGCGCTCGTGACCCCACTCGATAACCCCGACAAAGTCTGCGCGCAATGCCATCAGGCCATCTACGACAAGTACGAAGCCACCGCTATGGCGCGCGGCAGCGGCGTCGCAACGGACGGCCTCATTCCCGGGGCGTTCCATCACACGCTCTCATCCATCGACTACCGTGTCTTCCTCCGCGACGGCGCCGCATGGATGACCTATACTCGCCCCGCATCGTCACCACAGGGCGCATTATCCGGCGAGCAGCAACTGCTCTACTACATTGGCTCCGGCCATCGCGGCCGCACCTATCTCTTCCAGCAAAACGGCCAGTGGTTCGAGCTACCCATCAACTTTTACACGCGCCGCAACACCTGGGCGATGGCTCCGGCCTTCGACAACGCGACCTCCATGCCCGCGCCGCTGCCCGTCGACCCCAACTGTCTCCACTGCCACGCCACCGACGTGCAACCCAGCCTCCCCACTGCACGCAGCCGCTTCGCCAACATCCCCTTTCATCAGGGAGGCATCGGCTGTAGCTCCTGCCACGGCGACCCCACACAGCATCTCGCTGCTAAAGGTCACGCGCCTATCGTGAACCCTGCAAAGCTCTCACCCGCACGCCGCGACAGCTCCTGTATCCAATGCCATCTCGAGGGCAACGCCGTCGTCTACCGTCCCGGCAAGTCGCTCTCGCAGTTCAAGCCCGGTGACGACCTCGCCGACTTCGCCGTCTACTTCGTACGCTCTCACGAAGACGGCGACGGACGCCGCGCCACCAGCCAGTACGAAGCCCTGCTGCGCAGCGCCTGCAAGCGCGCCAGCGGGGACAAGCTCACCTGCACCACCTGCCACGACCCGCACTACGATCCCACACCCGCCGAGCGCGTGCAATACTTCCGCACTCGCTGCCTCCAGTGCCACAGCTCTCCAGCCATGGCCACACACCACGCGGAGCAGCCTGACTGCGCTAAATGCCACATGCCTTCACGCAGCACCACCGACATCTCGCACGAACAGGTCACCGACCATGACATCGAAGCACAGCCCGCCGGCGCGTCATCGCATCTGTCACTGCACAATCTAGAAGCGACCTCCACCGATGAGCTAGTCCCCGTCGGCAGCTTTCCCGCAAGCGATCGCGAATATGGCCTCGCCTACGCGCAGGAGGCCCTCAAAGGCGACCGCCACGCTGCTGAGCTCTCACTCAACTACCTGACGAAAGCCTTTCTCGCCGGAGCGAACGATCCAGAACTGAACGTCCGTCTCGGCTATCTGCAACAGATCAACGACGAACCCGCGAAGGCTCGAGCCTCTTACACGGCCGCACTCAACGTCGACCCCTACGAGCCCGCCGCACTCGCAAATCTCGCCGTGCTAGATGCCTCCTCCGCTCACCTTCCAGAGGCAATCAATCTGCTCGAGCGCCTCATCGACAACGATCCCACGCAGACTGCAGCAGGCCTCAACCTCGCTTACATTGACTGCAAGCTCGGCCGGCAGGCACAGGCCCACAACGTGCTCCAACAGTTGCAGCGCGCCAATCCTGACAGCCCGCAGCTACGGGACTACATAAACACCGGCAACTACGCCGGTAGCCGCTGCCTCGTGCAATAG
- a CDS encoding tetratricopeptide repeat protein, with product MTPQRPHRRAIAIHAILCLLTFSVLAQQNNINLDQAKAAMIQGIDATNKGDLSTAESAFARAVSLAPQVSATHAALGAVYLDEGKIDLAEKELDQAHALAPADASIDLNLARAEVASAHYDTALGLFHQALATPSAPQLSTPETIAYAATLSATGDIAMAQSTLAAALTNTPNSAQLHDAYGTLLAQHENLAQALPQFQQAVSLDPTLSDAQYHLGTTLLALNQADASIAPLKLAVEATPNSFDPHLQLGRALSAQGNDTDALDQLHRGAELSTNVTNLRALYALALALQASGDAAGSLPIFARATNNSNAWKPADYSSALTNYALAHVQTGDAKGAIQLYAQALSIGPDVPTLREDYGAAYLQEQELDHAIEQFRAGLALEPNDPHLHYDLGLALKLKDNLAAAVPEFEHAAKLDPSLPDPPYTLGVIYMQQGRFADSATQLQHAVALQPSNGDAWGLLGSVLRDSGNPTGAMEALKRAIALQPDQPNLHVEVAALEVQAGLKEEAAAERKIAADLSRAAVSRQRASFALKSGRALLAENKLDDAIVQLNTAVQAAPNSAEAHQLLADAYTRQGKTADAALERSRAAALATPPAK from the coding sequence ATGACACCGCAGCGTCCCCATCGCAGAGCCATCGCCATCCATGCGATCCTCTGCCTGCTGACGTTTTCTGTTTTAGCGCAACAGAACAATATAAATCTCGACCAGGCGAAGGCAGCGATGATTCAAGGCATCGACGCCACCAACAAGGGAGATCTATCTACAGCCGAGTCCGCCTTCGCACGCGCAGTATCACTCGCACCGCAGGTCTCCGCGACCCACGCAGCCCTCGGTGCCGTCTACCTCGATGAGGGAAAGATCGACCTCGCGGAGAAGGAGCTAGACCAGGCACACGCACTCGCACCGGCTGACGCATCCATCGATCTCAACCTTGCTCGCGCTGAGGTCGCGAGCGCTCACTACGACACAGCTCTTGGCCTCTTTCATCAAGCACTCGCTACACCGTCAGCACCGCAGCTCTCCACTCCTGAGACGATCGCCTACGCCGCAACCCTTTCAGCCACAGGCGATATCGCAATGGCCCAGTCGACGCTCGCAGCTGCTCTGACCAACACACCCAACTCCGCGCAGCTACACGACGCCTACGGCACACTGCTCGCTCAGCACGAAAACCTCGCCCAGGCGCTCCCGCAGTTCCAGCAAGCTGTCTCTCTCGATCCCACACTCTCCGATGCGCAATACCATCTCGGCACCACGCTCCTCGCGCTCAACCAAGCTGACGCCTCCATCGCCCCACTCAAGCTCGCCGTCGAAGCCACCCCAAACAGCTTCGATCCGCACCTGCAGCTCGGACGCGCTCTTTCTGCTCAGGGCAACGACACGGACGCTCTCGACCAACTCCATCGCGGAGCCGAACTCAGCACAAACGTAACGAACCTGCGGGCGCTCTATGCACTCGCACTCGCACTCCAGGCCAGCGGAGACGCAGCAGGCTCTCTCCCAATCTTCGCCCGCGCCACAAACAATTCCAACGCGTGGAAGCCCGCCGACTACTCTTCTGCACTCACGAACTACGCACTCGCTCACGTGCAAACCGGAGATGCAAAGGGCGCGATTCAACTTTATGCGCAAGCCCTCTCCATCGGCCCTGACGTCCCAACGCTTCGCGAAGACTACGGCGCGGCGTATCTGCAGGAGCAGGAGCTCGACCACGCCATCGAGCAGTTCCGTGCCGGTCTTGCGCTTGAGCCCAATGATCCGCACCTGCACTATGATCTCGGCCTCGCACTTAAGCTGAAGGACAACCTCGCTGCAGCTGTCCCCGAGTTCGAACACGCCGCTAAACTCGATCCTTCGCTGCCCGATCCCCCGTACACGCTCGGCGTCATCTACATGCAGCAGGGCAGGTTCGCGGACTCCGCCACGCAACTGCAACATGCCGTCGCTCTACAACCTTCCAATGGAGACGCATGGGGCCTGCTCGGCAGCGTCCTCCGCGACTCCGGCAACCCCACCGGCGCCATGGAAGCTCTCAAACGCGCCATCGCTCTCCAACCAGACCAGCCCAACCTGCACGTCGAGGTCGCCGCACTCGAAGTACAGGCTGGCCTAAAAGAGGAAGCTGCCGCCGAGCGCAAGATCGCCGCCGACCTCAGCCGTGCCGCCGTCAGCCGCCAGCGCGCCAGCTTCGCATTGAAGAGCGGTCGTGCCCTGCTCGCTGAGAACAAGCTCGACGACGCAATCGTTCAGCTAAACACCGCAGTACAAGCCGCGCCGAACTCCGCCGAAGCCCATCAGCTCCTGGCCGACGCGTACACTCGTCAGGGAAAAACTGCAGACGCTGCCCTCGAACGCAGCCGAGCCGCTGCACTCGCAACTCCTCCAGCAAAATAG
- a CDS encoding Rid family hydrolase, whose translation MKSRNWMMGAVLLAASCVGAQAQTKVTRVYGPPQQKFANAVWAGDTLYVAGQMASPITPADRAKGTPAVYGDTKMQTLSALTTIEKILKSQGLTMGDVVQMDVFMAPDPATGKMDFAGMNEAYSQFFGTAEQPNKPVRAAMQVAALATSWGLVEIQVVAVKSK comes from the coding sequence ATGAAGTCGAGGAATTGGATGATGGGGGCGGTGCTGCTGGCTGCTTCGTGTGTTGGGGCGCAGGCGCAGACGAAGGTGACGCGGGTATATGGGCCTCCGCAGCAGAAGTTTGCGAATGCGGTGTGGGCGGGCGACACGCTGTATGTGGCCGGGCAGATGGCTTCGCCGATTACGCCAGCGGACAGGGCCAAGGGCACTCCCGCGGTGTATGGCGATACCAAGATGCAGACCCTGAGCGCGCTAACGACGATTGAGAAGATCCTGAAGTCGCAGGGTCTGACGATGGGTGACGTGGTGCAGATGGATGTGTTTATGGCACCGGACCCAGCGACAGGAAAGATGGACTTCGCGGGGATGAATGAGGCCTATAGCCAGTTCTTCGGCACGGCGGAGCAGCCGAACAAGCCGGTGCGCGCGGCGATGCAGGTGGCCGCGCTGGCGACAAGCTGGGGGCTGGTGGAGATCCAGGTTGTCGCGGTGAAGAGCAAGTAG